From Hartmannibacter diazotrophicus, a single genomic window includes:
- the otnC gene encoding 3-oxo-tetronate 4-phosphate decarboxylase: MSEEARLREQICEMAKSIYDRGLTGGSSGNISARLSDGRLLVTPTGSSFGRLDPSRLSLFDASMTLVSGDKPTKEMPLHSAFYETRGAKAGAVVHLHSAHSVALSVLPDTDPDNLLPPLTAYGIMRLGKVKLLPYYMPGDPAMGDAIRGLAGRRSAVVLAHHGPVVAGKDLEAAVYAMEELEETAKLTLLTRGLGARFLSSEQIDTLVRRFDVEWD; this comes from the coding sequence ATGAGCGAGGAAGCGCGCCTGCGCGAGCAGATCTGCGAAATGGCGAAGTCCATCTACGACCGGGGGCTGACCGGCGGGTCGAGCGGCAACATCTCGGCCCGGCTTTCGGATGGACGGCTGCTGGTGACGCCCACCGGGTCGAGCTTCGGCCGTCTCGATCCGTCACGGCTCAGCCTTTTCGATGCCTCGATGACGCTCGTTTCCGGCGACAAGCCGACGAAGGAAATGCCGCTACACAGCGCCTTCTACGAGACGCGGGGGGCAAAGGCCGGCGCCGTCGTCCACCTGCACTCGGCCCATTCGGTCGCCCTCTCCGTCCTGCCGGACACGGACCCGGACAACCTGCTGCCGCCTCTCACCGCCTACGGCATCATGCGGCTCGGCAAGGTCAAGCTCCTGCCCTATTACATGCCGGGCGATCCGGCGATGGGCGACGCGATCCGGGGCCTTGCCGGCCGTCGCAGCGCGGTGGTGCTCGCCCATCACGGACCGGTCGTCGCGGGCAAGGATCTGGAGGCAGCCGTCTACGCGATGGAGGAACTGGAGGAGACTGCAAAGCTGACATTGCTCACCCGTGGTCTCGGCGCGCGGTTCCTGAGTTCGGAGCAGATCGATACGCTGGTGCGCCGCTTCGATGTCGAGTGGGATTGA
- the otnK gene encoding 3-oxo-tetronate kinase → MTTLLGCIADDFTGATDLAGLLARSGAKVSLRIGVPGEPARPEDCAPFEVIALKCRTAPVDEAIRDCRAALAWLRQAGARRFFWKYCSTFDSTPEGNIGPVAEALMADLGAEQTIYCPAFPENGRSVYMGHLFVGRQLLSESPMKDHPLTPMRDSNLMRLLDPQVEGKVGLADRAVVAAGPTALGGYLAQLRHDGIAHVITDAISDADLETIARACKDMTLVTGGSAIARPLPTLYREDGLLSRDSGEANHPPIAEKAVVLSGSCSAMSRAQVAAYLDRAPGFKLDPLALAKDGTAAARAWLADQPSGRAPLIYATAEPDEVRAAQEALGVGRAGQIVEEALADIAVDAFAHGVRRFVVAGGETSGAVTKALGVSRLAVDAEIAPGVPWTFAEISGEPVALALKSGNFGKETFFTDAFERLDER, encoded by the coding sequence ATGACGACGCTGCTCGGCTGCATCGCCGACGATTTCACCGGCGCAACGGACCTTGCCGGGCTTCTGGCGCGAAGCGGAGCCAAGGTTTCGCTCCGCATCGGCGTGCCGGGCGAGCCGGCCCGTCCCGAGGACTGCGCCCCCTTCGAGGTCATCGCCCTGAAATGCCGGACAGCGCCCGTGGACGAGGCGATCCGCGACTGCCGTGCGGCCCTTGCCTGGCTGCGGCAGGCCGGCGCCCGGCGGTTCTTCTGGAAATACTGCTCGACCTTCGACAGTACGCCCGAGGGCAATATCGGTCCCGTCGCCGAAGCGCTGATGGCCGACCTTGGCGCGGAGCAAACGATCTACTGTCCCGCCTTCCCGGAAAACGGGCGCAGCGTCTACATGGGCCACCTCTTCGTCGGCCGGCAGCTGCTTTCCGAAAGCCCGATGAAGGACCATCCGCTGACGCCGATGCGCGACAGCAATCTCATGCGTCTTCTCGATCCTCAGGTGGAGGGCAAGGTCGGTTTGGCCGACCGGGCCGTTGTCGCCGCAGGCCCCACGGCGCTGGGGGGGTATCTGGCGCAGCTTCGTCACGACGGCATTGCGCATGTCATCACCGATGCCATCTCGGATGCCGACCTCGAAACCATCGCCCGCGCCTGCAAAGACATGACGCTGGTAACGGGCGGCAGCGCCATCGCCCGGCCGCTACCCACCCTCTACCGGGAGGACGGGCTGCTCTCGCGCGACAGCGGCGAGGCGAACCATCCCCCGATTGCGGAGAAGGCCGTCGTTCTTTCCGGCAGCTGCTCGGCGATGAGCCGGGCACAGGTCGCGGCCTATCTGGACCGGGCGCCGGGCTTCAAGCTTGACCCTCTCGCGCTGGCGAAGGACGGCACGGCGGCGGCGCGGGCCTGGCTTGCCGACCAGCCATCCGGACGCGCGCCGCTCATCTATGCCACGGCGGAGCCCGATGAGGTCCGCGCAGCGCAGGAGGCGCTCGGTGTCGGCCGCGCGGGCCAGATCGTCGAAGAGGCGCTGGCAGACATCGCCGTCGACGCCTTTGCGCATGGCGTGCGCCGGTTCGTCGTTGCCGGCGGCGAGACATCGGGAGCGGTCACGAAGGCGCTTGGCGTCAGCCGCCTTGCGGTCGACGCGGAAATCGCGCCCGGAGTTCCATGGACGTTCGCCGAGATTTCCGGCGAGCCGGTGGCGCTGGCCCTCAAATCCGGCAACTTCGGCAAGGAGACCTTCTTCACCGACGCGTTCGAAAGGCTGGACGAGCGATGA
- the ltnD gene encoding L-threonate dehydrogenase: MSKPLTSTVIGLGAMGWGAAVSLLRAGLPTRGVDIRPDVLARFDAEGGKAFASPADAVADADVVFVYVVNAAQAEAVLFGDNGAVTTARPGTIFANCVTVAPSAAIAIARRLEAAGMVALDTPVSGGAVRAAAGEITIMASGPSAAFDAIAPAIEAISARVFRLGEEVGTAARVKMINQLLAGVHMATAAEAITLAARLGIDLKTMHEVISASAGNSWMFENRGIHIVDGDYATHSAVDIFVKDLGIVRDEAAAFGFPTVITEAALSLFQEASAAGMGREDDAMLAKMLADKVGMPAPGRAPEKDKAS; this comes from the coding sequence ATGTCCAAGCCGTTGACCTCGACCGTGATCGGCCTTGGTGCCATGGGCTGGGGGGCGGCCGTCTCCCTGCTGCGCGCCGGCCTACCCACCCGAGGGGTCGACATCCGGCCCGATGTGCTCGCGCGTTTCGACGCCGAGGGCGGCAAGGCTTTCGCCTCGCCGGCAGACGCCGTCGCGGATGCTGATGTCGTGTTTGTCTATGTCGTCAACGCGGCCCAGGCCGAAGCGGTGCTCTTCGGCGACAATGGCGCGGTCACGACGGCCCGCCCCGGCACCATCTTCGCCAACTGCGTGACCGTTGCGCCAAGCGCGGCAATTGCCATCGCCAGGCGTCTCGAAGCGGCCGGTATGGTCGCCCTCGACACGCCCGTTTCGGGCGGTGCCGTCCGGGCCGCGGCCGGCGAAATCACCATCATGGCCTCAGGACCGTCCGCCGCTTTCGACGCCATTGCCCCCGCGATCGAGGCCATTTCCGCCCGCGTTTTCCGGCTGGGCGAAGAGGTCGGCACGGCGGCGCGGGTCAAGATGATCAACCAGTTGCTCGCGGGCGTGCACATGGCGACGGCCGCCGAGGCGATCACGCTCGCCGCACGGCTCGGCATCGATCTGAAGACCATGCACGAGGTGATCAGCGCCAGCGCCGGCAATTCATGGATGTTCGAGAACCGGGGCATTCATATCGTCGACGGCGACTACGCGACCCATTCGGCGGTCGACATCTTCGTCAAGGATCTCGGCATCGTGCGGGACGAGGCGGCCGCCTTCGGCTTTCCCACCGTCATCACCGAGGCCGCCTTGTCGCTTTTCCAGGAAGCAAGCGCGGCCGGCATGGGCCGCGAGGACGACGCAATGCTCGCCAAGATGCTGGCCGACAAGGTCGGCATGCCGGCGCCCGGCCGCGCGCCGGAGAAGGACAAGGCGTCATGA
- a CDS encoding CsbD family protein, protein MNWDQIEGKWREMTGSAKAQWGKLTDDDITEINGNREKLAGKLQAEYGKTKEEVEEEIDRWMSRH, encoded by the coding sequence ATGAATTGGGATCAGATTGAAGGCAAGTGGCGCGAGATGACCGGCTCGGCAAAGGCCCAGTGGGGCAAGTTGACCGACGACGATATCACCGAAATCAACGGCAACCGTGAGAAGCTGGCCGGCAAGTTGCAGGCCGAATACGGCAAGACGAAGGAAGAGGTCGAGGAGGAAATCGACCGCTGGATGTCGCGTCACTGA
- a CDS encoding globin family protein, translating into MTPEQVKLVQESFQKVAPIADAAADIFYNRLFEVAPEVRSMFPADMSDQKGKLMKTLGVAVQNLHQVQTILPVVQELGAKHVAYGVKPEHYDTVGSTLLYTLEKGLGDAWTPELKDAWTETYVTVATVMKDAAAKVPVAEPKKGLFARLFG; encoded by the coding sequence ATGACCCCCGAACAAGTCAAACTCGTCCAGGAGAGCTTCCAGAAAGTCGCTCCGATCGCCGACGCCGCCGCCGACATCTTCTACAACCGCCTCTTCGAAGTGGCCCCCGAGGTTCGCTCGATGTTTCCGGCCGACATGTCGGACCAGAAGGGCAAGCTGATGAAGACGCTGGGCGTTGCCGTCCAGAACCTGCATCAGGTCCAGACCATCCTGCCGGTGGTGCAGGAACTCGGCGCCAAGCATGTCGCCTACGGCGTCAAGCCGGAGCACTACGACACGGTCGGATCGACGCTGCTCTACACGCTCGAAAAAGGTCTTGGCGACGCCTGGACGCCGGAACTCAAGGATGCGTGGACGGAGACCTACGTCACCGTTGCGACGGTCATGAAGGACGCGGCGGCCAAGGTTCCCGTGGCCGAGCCGAAGAAGGGCCTTTTCGCCCGCCTCTTCGGCTGA
- a CDS encoding Tll0287-like domain-containing protein → MKRTVFKTLVGTTVGAGMLVGLSNTVFADGIEPKLVTDMLHAVMASDREVYTKMIIGRLTIDHKVIKASEFFEDDVAAPLPAQMFRFGAELVADKTDAFSYSLLSLWPINKQNGPRTDVEKAGLEFVNDNPGEAYYGEEELGGQKYFTAVYADVAVAKGCVSCHNSHKDSPKTDFKLDDVMGGVVIRIPVDS, encoded by the coding sequence ATGAAGAGGACCGTATTCAAGACACTCGTCGGCACCACCGTCGGTGCCGGCATGCTGGTCGGACTTTCGAACACCGTGTTCGCGGACGGCATCGAGCCGAAGCTCGTCACCGACATGCTGCATGCGGTGATGGCCTCCGACCGCGAGGTCTACACCAAGATGATCATCGGGCGCCTGACGATCGACCACAAGGTCATCAAGGCGTCCGAGTTCTTCGAGGATGACGTCGCCGCGCCGCTGCCGGCGCAGATGTTCCGCTTCGGCGCGGAACTGGTCGCCGACAAGACCGACGCCTTCTCCTACTCACTGCTATCGCTCTGGCCGATCAACAAGCAGAACGGCCCGCGCACCGATGTCGAGAAGGCAGGCCTCGAATTCGTCAACGACAATCCGGGAGAGGCCTACTACGGCGAAGAAGAACTCGGCGGGCAAAAGTATTTCACCGCCGTGTATGCCGATGTCGCCGTCGCCAAGGGCTGCGTCTCCTGCCACAATTCTCACAAGGATTCGCCGAAGACCGACTTCAAGCTCGATGACGTGATGGGCGGTGTCGTGATTCGCATTCCCGTCGACAGTTGA
- a CDS encoding ammonia-forming cytochrome c nitrite reductase subunit c552, with product MLRLPANKLLWTIWLLATLVAGTAVAGIVFVGGGRQFLLIGKTTGAHHQIEMECGACHTSGFFADKAKVEKDMNKACLTCHEAELKLANDSHPVKKFRDPRNADRREKLDALFCTTCHAEHVPEVTRAIAVTQPMDYCLACHDDIEKERPTHKGLEFTSCASAGCHNFHDNTALYEEFLVKHAGMPDFADHPVMPFAAQSRAVPAVLTAMKSDDPLAALTAYLEKAKSDDGDDPAEAAKEALAKVLLAGDAVAPPALLTQEAVAAWAGSGHARGGVNCAGCHAPKLEGTEAGDVAVIAANWIESPGLDVCQSCHKPEAASFREGKHGMRFHPKLPGPREDAPDLGVLTEVAAKVFKDEPLGAMPVSEALIPMKPDAQDRMTGTCNACHKPHEVDLKVAAVEACASCHDDDHTRAYFTSPHYRLWQAELVGTGEPGSGVSCADCHMPKIESRRGVTTEHNQNTTLRPNEKMIRPVCLSCHSLQYSLDALADPGLVASNFNGHPTLHIESIDWAVSRTEKTK from the coding sequence GTGTTGCGTCTTCCCGCCAACAAGCTCCTCTGGACCATCTGGCTGCTGGCAACACTCGTTGCCGGCACGGCGGTCGCCGGCATCGTCTTCGTCGGCGGCGGACGGCAGTTCCTGCTGATCGGCAAGACGACCGGCGCGCATCACCAGATCGAGATGGAATGCGGTGCCTGCCACACCTCCGGCTTCTTCGCCGACAAGGCGAAGGTCGAGAAGGACATGAACAAGGCCTGCCTCACCTGCCACGAGGCGGAGCTGAAGCTTGCCAACGATTCCCACCCGGTGAAGAAATTCCGCGACCCGCGCAACGCCGACCGGCGCGAGAAGCTCGACGCCCTCTTCTGCACCACCTGCCACGCCGAGCACGTGCCGGAGGTGACCCGCGCGATCGCCGTCACCCAGCCGATGGACTACTGCCTCGCCTGCCACGACGACATCGAAAAGGAGCGGCCGACCCACAAGGGCCTCGAGTTCACCTCATGCGCCAGCGCCGGGTGCCACAACTTCCACGACAACACGGCGCTCTACGAGGAATTCCTCGTCAAGCATGCCGGCATGCCGGACTTCGCAGACCATCCGGTGATGCCGTTTGCCGCGCAGAGCCGGGCCGTTCCGGCCGTGTTGACGGCCATGAAGAGCGACGATCCGCTCGCGGCACTGACCGCCTATCTGGAAAAGGCCAAGTCCGACGATGGCGACGACCCGGCGGAGGCCGCCAAGGAGGCGCTCGCCAAGGTCCTTCTTGCCGGCGATGCCGTGGCCCCGCCGGCCTTGCTCACCCAAGAGGCCGTTGCCGCCTGGGCGGGCTCCGGGCACGCGCGCGGCGGCGTCAACTGCGCCGGCTGCCATGCGCCGAAGCTGGAGGGCACGGAGGCCGGCGACGTTGCTGTGATCGCGGCGAACTGGATCGAAAGCCCCGGCCTCGACGTCTGCCAGAGCTGTCACAAGCCCGAGGCCGCCAGCTTCCGCGAGGGCAAGCATGGCATGCGCTTCCACCCGAAGCTGCCCGGCCCCCGCGAGGACGCACCGGATCTCGGCGTCCTCACCGAGGTTGCGGCCAAAGTCTTCAAGGATGAACCGCTCGGCGCCATGCCGGTTTCGGAGGCGCTAATCCCGATGAAGCCGGACGCCCAGGACCGCATGACCGGCACCTGCAACGCCTGTCACAAGCCGCACGAGGTGGACCTGAAGGTGGCGGCCGTCGAGGCCTGCGCCTCCTGCCACGACGACGACCACACCCGTGCCTATTTCACCTCGCCGCACTACCGGCTCTGGCAGGCGGAGCTTGTCGGAACGGGCGAGCCGGGAAGCGGGGTTTCCTGCGCCGACTGCCACATGCCGAAGATCGAGAGCCGGCGCGGCGTCACCACCGAGCACAATCAGAACACAACCCTGCGCCCGAACGAGAAGATGATCCGGCCGGTCTGCCTCAGCTGTCACAGCCTGCAGTACTCGCTCGACGCGCTTGCCGACCCGGGGCTCGTTGCCAGCAATTTCAACGGGCATCCAACGCTGCACATCGAAAGCATCGATTGGGCAGTCAGCCGCACGGAGAAGACCAAGTGA
- a CDS encoding FAD-dependent oxidoreductase: MTMAASLGIDITPDVAPPAFVDAGAITAAPDAPVIVAGAGPVGVRIAQELSRKGKRVVIFNAERWKPYNRVKLTPLLAGDSQLGQVNLPERFPGPGRVDRYDGVSIVDVDRENHRILTSTGRTMDYSKLVLALGSRAFIPGIPGKDLTGVYAFRNLSDTEALIARSMSARKVIVIGGGLLGLEAARGMSRRGAHVTVVEHESRLMPRQLDEAGGAALKARIEALGVTVRTGERIKSIDGTARVEGVTLGDDSSLAADTVIVCTGVRANTQLPSAIGLHFNRGVMVDDEMRTSDPDIYAVGECAEHAGMVYGLVGPGFDQAIAAAASITGQPVPYEGSVLATKLKILGVDVFSIGDFESIAQQPGVGSHVFADAEQGLYRRLFVDRGRIVAALGVGDWPEATRLQQAVTRRARIGFLTLRSFSRTGRLWREAEDGPGAWPREAIVCNCTGVTKGAILDAVTMGATTLDEVRSATSANSVCGTCTMHVQDLLGAGDARPEPVRWWKWLVGLSSAAGIMALASWTLPRIALPEHFVIGELLTKLWFDTIFKQWSGYILLGLTAAAAILGLRKRIRLFSKLGGYNGWRLVHLAIGLSAAGVLVWHTGFRLGSNLNFWLMASFLTALLFGALAGLVTGGEHELRERDLVGSKSAPQKLPTWIHILALWPLPVLILAHILAVYSY, translated from the coding sequence ATGACCATGGCCGCATCCCTTGGCATCGATATTACGCCCGACGTGGCGCCGCCGGCGTTCGTCGACGCCGGTGCTATCACCGCGGCACCGGATGCCCCCGTGATCGTGGCCGGTGCCGGTCCCGTTGGCGTGCGCATCGCGCAGGAGCTCTCGCGCAAGGGCAAGCGGGTCGTCATCTTCAATGCCGAGCGCTGGAAACCCTACAATCGGGTCAAGCTGACGCCGCTGCTGGCCGGCGATTCCCAGCTCGGCCAGGTCAACCTGCCCGAACGCTTTCCCGGCCCCGGACGCGTGGACCGCTACGACGGCGTCTCGATCGTCGACGTCGACCGCGAGAACCATCGGATCCTGACCTCCACCGGCCGGACGATGGACTATTCCAAGCTGGTGCTGGCGCTCGGTTCGCGCGCCTTCATTCCCGGCATTCCGGGCAAGGATCTCACCGGCGTCTACGCCTTCCGCAACCTTTCCGACACCGAGGCGCTGATCGCCCGCTCGATGTCCGCCCGGAAGGTGATCGTCATCGGCGGCGGGCTGCTCGGCCTTGAAGCCGCGCGGGGCATGAGCCGGCGCGGCGCCCATGTCACCGTCGTCGAACATGAAAGCCGCCTGATGCCGCGCCAGCTCGACGAAGCTGGCGGCGCGGCCCTGAAGGCCCGCATCGAGGCACTCGGCGTCACGGTCCGAACCGGCGAGCGGATCAAGTCGATCGACGGTACGGCGCGCGTCGAGGGCGTCACGCTTGGCGACGACAGCAGCCTTGCCGCCGACACCGTGATCGTGTGCACCGGCGTGCGTGCCAACACCCAGCTTCCCTCCGCGATCGGCCTTCACTTCAATCGCGGCGTCATGGTCGACGACGAAATGCGGACATCCGATCCGGACATCTATGCCGTCGGCGAATGCGCCGAGCATGCCGGCATGGTCTACGGGCTCGTCGGCCCCGGCTTCGACCAGGCGATCGCCGCTGCCGCCTCGATCACGGGTCAGCCCGTGCCCTATGAAGGGTCCGTGCTTGCCACCAAGCTCAAGATCCTCGGCGTCGACGTCTTCTCCATCGGCGACTTTGAGTCGATCGCGCAGCAGCCGGGCGTCGGCAGTCATGTCTTCGCAGATGCAGAGCAGGGTCTCTATCGCCGCCTCTTCGTCGACCGTGGACGGATCGTCGCCGCGCTCGGCGTCGGCGACTGGCCGGAGGCAACGCGGTTGCAGCAGGCCGTCACCCGCCGCGCCCGGATCGGCTTCCTGACCCTGCGTTCCTTTTCGCGCACCGGGCGGCTCTGGCGCGAGGCGGAGGACGGTCCTGGAGCCTGGCCGCGCGAGGCGATCGTGTGCAACTGCACCGGGGTGACCAAGGGCGCGATCCTCGATGCGGTCACCATGGGAGCGACGACCCTCGACGAGGTGCGCAGCGCCACCAGCGCCAATTCGGTCTGCGGCACCTGCACCATGCACGTGCAGGATCTTTTGGGAGCGGGCGACGCCAGACCGGAACCGGTCCGGTGGTGGAAATGGCTGGTCGGCCTTTCCTCGGCGGCCGGCATCATGGCGCTCGCCTCCTGGACCTTGCCGCGCATCGCCCTGCCGGAGCATTTCGTCATCGGCGAACTGCTGACCAAGCTCTGGTTCGACACGATCTTCAAGCAATGGTCGGGCTATATCCTGCTTGGCCTGACGGCCGCCGCCGCGATCCTCGGCCTGCGCAAGCGCATCCGGCTCTTCTCCAAACTTGGCGGCTACAACGGCTGGCGGCTCGTCCATCTTGCCATCGGTCTTTCCGCCGCCGGCGTGCTCGTCTGGCATACGGGCTTCCGGCTCGGCTCGAACCTCAATTTCTGGCTGATGGCGAGTTTCCTGACGGCGCTTCTCTTCGGCGCTCTCGCCGGTCTCGTCACTGGCGGCGAGCACGAACTCAGGGAACGCGATCTCGTCGGGTCCAAGAGCGCACCGCAGAAGCTACCGACCTGGATCCACATCCTCGCGCTCTGGCCCCTGCCCGTCCTGATCCTCGCCCACATTCTCGCCGTCTACAGCTACTGA
- a CDS encoding Dps family protein encodes MKASATNVTKIDNAKGVKTGLTDQNRKQISEKLSEILEDSYSLLIKTQIVHWNVRSSAFLSIHTLTEQQYQALFAAIDELAERILALGYHVPSKNGTVLSPKGFKVDPSASADEMLELLASTHEECARKAREVAEAAEDMHDLVTHDMLTERIGAHEKAIWMLRAHKSS; translated from the coding sequence ATGAAAGCCTCTGCGACGAACGTCACCAAGATTGACAATGCCAAGGGCGTGAAAACGGGTCTGACAGACCAGAACCGCAAGCAGATCAGCGAAAAGCTCTCCGAAATTCTCGAGGACAGCTACAGCCTGCTGATCAAGACGCAGATTGTGCACTGGAACGTGCGCAGCAGCGCCTTCCTTTCGATCCATACGCTGACGGAGCAGCAGTATCAGGCGCTGTTCGCCGCCATCGACGAACTGGCCGAACGCATCCTCGCGCTTGGCTACCATGTGCCCTCGAAGAACGGCACCGTCCTCAGCCCGAAGGGCTTCAAGGTCGATCCGTCGGCCTCGGCAGACGAAATGCTCGAACTGCTGGCCTCCACCCACGAGGAGTGCGCCCGCAAGGCCCGTGAAGTCGCGGAGGCGGCCGAGGACATGCATGACCTCGTCACCCACGACATGCTGACCGAACGCATCGGCGCGCATGAGAAGGCCATCTGGATGCTTCGGGCGCACAAGTCGTCCTGA
- a CDS encoding helix-turn-helix domain-containing protein, translating into MSEEIGELEDLGTGSGAPRERSLTLEQAIGTKIRQYRKQLEITSAELAAAAKVSSGMMSKIENGQISASLSTLNAVSRALNVPLSALFAGYEERRDCSYVKAGQGVGIERRGTKAGHHYQLIGRSLGSDVVVEPFLITLTEEARPYAAFQHAGQEMIYMLTGKVVYRHADKTYLMEPGDTLFFDAAAPHGPEDLLELPMTYLSIIIYPKE; encoded by the coding sequence ATGAGCGAAGAGATTGGCGAGCTTGAAGACCTCGGCACCGGGTCCGGCGCCCCCCGGGAGCGCAGCCTGACGCTGGAGCAGGCGATCGGCACCAAGATCCGCCAGTACCGCAAGCAGCTGGAAATCACGAGCGCCGAACTGGCCGCTGCCGCCAAGGTTTCCTCGGGCATGATGTCGAAGATCGAGAACGGCCAGATTTCGGCGTCGCTTTCGACGCTCAATGCCGTTTCAAGGGCGCTCAACGTGCCGCTGTCGGCGCTCTTCGCCGGCTACGAGGAACGGCGCGACTGTTCCTATGTGAAGGCGGGGCAGGGGGTCGGTATCGAGCGGCGCGGCACCAAGGCGGGCCATCACTACCAGCTTATCGGCCGCTCGCTCGGCTCCGACGTGGTCGTCGAGCCCTTCCTGATCACGCTCACCGAGGAGGCGCGCCCCTACGCGGCCTTCCAGCATGCCGGCCAGGAAATGATCTACATGCTGACCGGCAAGGTGGTCTATCGCCACGCGGACAAGACCTATCTCATGGAGCCCGGCGACACGCTGTTTTTCGATGCTGCCGCGCCCCATGGACCGGAAGATCTGCTGGAGCTTCCGATGACCTATCTCTCGATCATCATCTACCCCAAGGAGTGA